Below is a genomic region from Alkalinema sp. FACHB-956.
GACCTGGGATCGAGGTGAGTTCCTGGGGGATCGTTGGAGGGTAACGTCTCTCAACCTTGTCTATTTCTATATCCCCTGCCTACCGACATATTCACAGCGTTCCCTGGAGATTTCGTAATTTAGACATAAACTTTTAGGATTCTGACTAAAATGATTGCCTCGCGCCTTTAAGATTGCCAATCCTATGAGCCGTTTTGACCTGAAGATTTACTGCACCAATCCCCACTGCGATCGCCCAGACAACGTCGTTGGGGCGAAGGTTTGCGCGAACTGTGGAACGCCCATTACTTACCGTCGGCTGTGGGCGATGGATGGCGGTAGCAAGCCCGTTGGCAGCATTGTGGGGAAAGGGCGCTATCAGGTGGTGGCTCCGCAGATTTGGTTGGATTTGCAACCGGGAATGCTGCCCTATCTGCCCCAGGAAATTCCTGAAACGGTCTTACCCTATCTGCATCTCTGTGCCTATCGCCTCCATCTCCCCAATGTCTACGGGTTCTGTCGTGAAGGTGGTAAGGAAATTCTCTTGCTGGACAATAGCCCGATCGATGCGGAGGGAACGCCCTATCTGCCGTTCGCACAAGCCTTTGGGCAGGCCAGCGCGGTGCGTCAGGTCTACTGGCTCTGGCAACTGTGGGAACTGTGGCAACCGTTGTTGGATTGGCAGGTGGGCAGTAGTTTGCTCATCGAAGAGAACCTGCGGGTTCACGACTGGCGGATTCGGCTGCGGGCACTGACGATCGATTCAACCCCGCCCAGCTTCAGCCAGTTAGCGGAGTTTTGGTCGGGGCTGTTGCCGGAATGTCGTCAGACGATTTTGCCGGTGGTGCAAGACCTCTGCGTTCAATTGCATGATGACGAGGTGGATCCGGAGAATATTCGCGCCCAACTGAACCAATTGCTGCTGCAACAGGCGGCTCAGCTGTCTTTAGGTTTGCAGGTGTACGGTGCGACGGATGTGGGCAAAGAGCGGGATCATAACGAAGATACCTGCTATCCCCTGGGCGAAAGTTCCCAGATCCAGGATGAGCTATTGCCCCGCTGGTCGATCGTTTGTGATGGCATCGGCGGCCATGAAGGGGGCGAAGTGGCCAGTCATATGGCGGTTCAGTCCGTGAAGCCGCAGATTAAAGCGCTGTTGGCGGAAATTGCAGAACAGCAGGAAATTGTGCCGCCGGAGGTCATTGGGGAGCAGTTGGCCGCGATCGTGCGGGTGGCGAATAATTTAATCTCTGCTCAAAACGATAATCAGGAACGCCAGGATCGCCGCCGCATGGGAACGACCCTGGTTATGGCGTTGCAAGTGCCTCAGCGCATTAAGTTGGCCAGTGGAGCGATCGCCAGCAACAGCCACGAACTCTACATCACCAATGTGGGGGACAGCCGCGCCTATTGGCTCACGCCGAGGGGGATTCACTGCCTGACGGTGGACGATGATGTGGCGGTGCGGGAAGTGCGGATGGGACGCACCACCTACCGCGATGCCCTGCAACGCCCCGATGCGGGAGCCTTGATCCAAGCCCTGGGGACGCGGGATAGTGAATTTCTCAAGCCGACGGTCAATCGGTTTGTGGTGGAAGAGGATGGGGTGTTGGTTCTCTGCTCCGATGGGCTGAGCGATCGCGACTTACTGGAACACTCCTGGGAAAACTTTGCCGATCCGCTCATCCGGGGACGCATCACCCTAGAAGCTGCGGCTCAGGCTTGGATTCAGTTGGCCAATGAGCGTAACGGTTCCGATAATATTTCCATTGTTCTGACCCGGTTCCAGGTGAGTTCTGCCGGAGCCAATGCCTTTTTAACAACTCCCGGAGCGGCGATCGACGAGCAAGCAGAGGCAGTCCCCAGCGAGGAGCCGATTCTGGATCTCACTCTGTCGGAACCCACGATCGAG
It encodes:
- a CDS encoding 4-Cys prefix domain-containing protein; translation: MSRFDLKIYCTNPHCDRPDNVVGAKVCANCGTPITYRRLWAMDGGSKPVGSIVGKGRYQVVAPQIWLDLQPGMLPYLPQEIPETVLPYLHLCAYRLHLPNVYGFCREGGKEILLLDNSPIDAEGTPYLPFAQAFGQASAVRQVYWLWQLWELWQPLLDWQVGSSLLIEENLRVHDWRIRLRALTIDSTPPSFSQLAEFWSGLLPECRQTILPVVQDLCVQLHDDEVDPENIRAQLNQLLLQQAAQLSLGLQVYGATDVGKERDHNEDTCYPLGESSQIQDELLPRWSIVCDGIGGHEGGEVASHMAVQSVKPQIKALLAEIAEQQEIVPPEVIGEQLAAIVRVANNLISAQNDNQERQDRRRMGTTLVMALQVPQRIKLASGAIASNSHELYITNVGDSRAYWLTPRGIHCLTVDDDVAVREVRMGRTTYRDALQRPDAGALIQALGTRDSEFLKPTVNRFVVEEDGVLVLCSDGLSDRDLLEHSWENFADPLIRGRITLEAAAQAWIQLANERNGSDNISIVLTRFQVSSAGANAFLTTPGAAIDEQAEAVPSEEPILDLTLSEPTIEADSATSSTAPARKPARRKSWVGGVLLFLLLATGGGLYAWSVLDANGFNAWRDRLQTQVQGWFSRPN